One window of the Pseudofrankia sp. DC12 genome contains the following:
- a CDS encoding ABC transporter substrate-binding protein, with the protein MNRRRVPRAALALGLASLTSVALLTACGGSTTPSRSSTATQPAANVASRASYPVDVTNCGRTLHFDHAPARVISGWPTSSDLLVALGLGKAVVGQYNTSQGTPAAAQAAAVDAIPVLAENAPSREQLLAARPDLIWADGSYLFDGQQLPTINDLAAGGTQVMILSGFCTDDATRAKVTDVQADLTTLGKIFGVPDRAARLNADIGARLDAVTAKTGGLPPMTVAMISTFDGSIYTYGGVYTDIATRAGARNIYAGTLPAGQYYGELSKERLLKDDPATLVYLLSGGESESDARAFLTKTLPTMTAVRAGKIAFLPQWDSTNLAGIQGVETLAAALHP; encoded by the coding sequence ATGAACCGCCGTCGTGTCCCCAGAGCGGCGCTCGCCCTCGGGCTGGCCTCCCTGACATCCGTCGCACTGCTGACCGCCTGCGGCGGATCCACCACGCCCTCGCGGTCGTCAACCGCCACCCAGCCCGCCGCCAATGTGGCAAGCCGGGCCAGCTATCCCGTCGACGTCACCAACTGCGGACGCACCCTGCACTTCGACCACGCGCCCGCCAGGGTCATCTCCGGCTGGCCCACCAGCAGCGACCTGCTCGTCGCCCTCGGCCTCGGCAAGGCCGTCGTCGGGCAGTACAACACCAGCCAGGGAACCCCCGCCGCGGCCCAGGCCGCGGCCGTCGACGCGATCCCCGTCCTGGCCGAGAACGCGCCCTCCAGGGAACAGTTGCTCGCCGCCCGGCCCGACCTGATCTGGGCCGACGGCTCCTACCTGTTCGACGGCCAGCAGCTGCCCACCATCAACGACCTGGCCGCCGGTGGCACCCAGGTCATGATCCTCAGCGGGTTCTGCACCGACGACGCCACCCGCGCCAAGGTCACCGACGTCCAGGCCGACCTCACAACCCTGGGAAAGATCTTCGGTGTGCCGGACCGGGCAGCCAGGCTGAACGCCGACATCGGTGCCCGGCTCGACGCGGTGACGGCGAAGACCGGCGGCCTGCCACCGATGACCGTCGCGATGATCAGCACCTTTGACGGGTCGATCTACACCTACGGCGGCGTCTACACCGACATCGCCACCCGCGCCGGCGCCCGCAACATCTACGCCGGCACCCTGCCCGCTGGCCAGTACTACGGCGAGCTGTCGAAGGAACGCCTCCTCAAGGACGACCCGGCGACCCTCGTCTACCTGCTCAGCGGCGGCGAGAGCGAGTCCGACGCCCGGGCGTTCCTCACCAAGACGCTGCCGACGATGACCGCCGTGCGCGCTGGGAAGATCGCCTTCCTGCCGCAGTGGGACTCCACCAACCTCGCCGGCATCCAGGGCGTCGAGACCCTCGCCGCCGCGCTGCACCCGTGA